In the genome of Passer domesticus isolate bPasDom1 chromosome 2, bPasDom1.hap1, whole genome shotgun sequence, the window ATGGAGGTGACAGCCTCTCCACGTTCCAGTACAGCACCATTTTCAGGGGAGACTATTTCCTTCAATCCTGCTGGAATTTCCCTCATTGCGTCTTGTGTGTGTTGccttgttttctctctctgcatCACTGAGGAGAGTTTGGCTTTGTCTTTGCTGCCTTTATGTAGTGGAAAACTGCAGCTAGATCCCACTTAGCCTTCTTCTCTATAGCTCAAGGAAAGCCTGTtcactcagcctctcctcatagGGCAAGTGCCCCCATCCCCTGCCCTTCGCAGTGGGGCTCCACCAAATCCTCTCTGCTTCTTCAGTGTTTTTCTTCTGCCAGGGAGGCCAGGGCTTGATGCAACAGCGTGTATTTCTCTGGAGCACATTCCTGGACCTCACTCACCACATTATTCCTCTGCATAATTAGTAAAACAGGGCAGGATGTTCAAAGGGACTGAGCACACAGACATTCCCATTCCTTCTGTGGGGGGCTGGTAGTTAGAACTACTGATGATAGGCCCTGTTCATGTTCATTTGAGGGGTGACTTGTGTCTAGCTgagacagcagagcagctgagcaagtGCCTGACTTCCAGCAGGCTTCCCAGCCAGCAGGACTCTGGAGGAATCATCAAGGCTGCCTGGCTGGGACATGCAATTTGTTAGCTGGCTCTTTAAAACCAAGACCTGAAGGGTAGATTGCCCTTGTACCACTGCTGAGTCAGCAGCAGTTTGTCAGCACTCAGGAGCTTGAGcagacagctctgctcagctcccGGCAGGCATCGCACCATGCGCTTGATCGTGCGTAAGCTGCTAAATTATTTAATCATCTTGGGCATTGGGAGACTCAGAAAGGCTGAAAGCCAAGGGGAAAATGTCTCCTAAACCATTACATTGCATAAAGTACTTTGTTAGATCAGCTGATTGACTGGATATTGCTACTGACTGCGTATCCTGTCACCTGAATGTCTCACTCAGACAAGAAATGGAAAGGTCAGGTCTTGAGGTACTGAAAGTCCTCTGTAGTATTTGGGGTGGATGGAACTGACATGAAGTGTAATGTGTACCTTTTCCTCAGCCAGAAATAAAACAAGACAATCACAGCATCCTACAAACAGGTTAGGTTTGTGTCTGTGACCCCAGGTTCCTGCCAGCAGTTTTGTGCATCccttcctccacctcctgccATCCATTCTGCACAGAGGGACCAGTTCAAGCAAGAACTGGCTTGCCCCACAAAGCAAAAACTGCTGAGCCCCGCAGTTTACTCCAGTCCTGGTCTTCTCTCCTATTCAGGAGACAACTTCCTCTTTCTGAGTAGGATATCAGACTGTACAAATAACTTCTGCAGCTGTATGGGTTACaagaaaaatggaaagcagATCTTGGCCATATTATACTCTAATATGTAAACTCTGATCCTGAAGGTAAATGCACCCATCTGGGCTTTTGAACTTGCTCAGAACTTAACTGAAATCCATGGCCCTGTCCTGAGGCAAAAAGAGAATACTTGAATCATGATtacagagctgaaggagctttTCAGGTCAAATAGCTCCTGTAAGCTGCAAGCTAATGAACTGGTAGCTGATTCTTGCAAAGGGTTGAAATAACGTACCCTTTCCTTAGTTCAAATCTGAGAGTAGTGCTAAATCTGTTCTCTTCTCTCCTCCTTACCACAAAGGCACAATGTAGCAGTTTAGTCCTCTAGCAATCTCTTGCCTTCTTGGCTCTCTGTTTATGCAGCTTCAAGCCGACGCTTATTTTTCCTACTATCATTTCTGCTAACACCATTGCTGTGATCATCCAAATCTCcttttccttggatttttttgtaattattttcactcttggtgtttttttcaggtGTCTACTTACCAAAAATATATGTAACACTTCTATGCTATTCAGAATGAAGTGTACATTGATGTTCTGGGACCAATAGTCATCTTCTCCAGCTTGGTATGCAACAAAATTTCTCCAGCAGTACCTGTAATCTAAGAAGAGAGATACCCATTCACTCTTGATGAAAGGATGCCCAGTTCTTTCTTCATTATCATGTCAATGAgtcatttgtttctcaggaagAATACAGTAAAGGACAAAGATACTCATACAAGGTGTGCACAAATAACTACACAAATAAGTTAGTGGAAAGGGGAACCAAAACTCTACAGAGTAGCAATATGTCTAAAAATGAACTTCCAGAGACAGAAATTGATCATTGTGGTGGCTTGGGCAACCCTTATCACAAATAGCATGCTCTGGCATAAAGCCAAGAGAGAAGGAATCAGCAAGTGGCAGGAGTGAAAAGGGAAGTGGGACATGCAGTCAGAGCTGGCCAGGCTCTCCTTTTGGCAGCCTTGTGCTTGACAACACAGCTTTGGTAAGAAAAGTTGCTTCAGTCATGAATCTGTCTGACTTATCCCAATGATCAGGGGAAAGCTGGAGTGAGCACTCTTAACAGTTTCATACTGATCTTAGTGTTGATAGGATGGCCAGAGCTTCTGTCAGTGCTCTGGTGCTACAATCCCAGAGACAGCAACCCAATTTAAAAGTAATGTCCTTTAAGATTACGTCTGATCTGGTGGGTTTCATAGCTCCACACTCCAGTGGTAAGTATCCACACAGGTATGTGAGGTTCATCTCTTCAAATATACATTCCTGTTTGTGAGCTGCTTGCCTGGACTGTTTTTACAGCCAAACATCACCAGGCAAGTAAGATACACTCACAAAAAGGCAAGACATGTACAACACATATCTGCTGTGATGCGTCATCTGAAAGTGTCCTTTAGACAagtttccttctctccttcagcTACCAAGGGAAACCAATTACTTGATGCAGCTGGCAAGCTCATTTGCATGTGTATTCTAGGAGGGGCAGGATTTTACACTGCATATAAAGGAGGTGTGGATAGCTAGAGAAACCTCCACACCTCCATGTTCAGATTTGGCAAGAGGAAATGACCATGCTGGTCCTGCTGCTATACAGGACTGGGGAAGAAACAAGGCAGAAGAGAGTGACATTTTTGCACTCACTAGTCCTCCCCAAAGCCAGCCATCACCTCTGTTACAAACTAAGAGTGCACATAATCCTAGAACTTTCAATCCACACTTAGACAAAGAGTAGCTGGGTTACCTTCAAGATTCATGATATGCACGGAGACTCCATTCATTATCAGGTTGCGGAGTCCTTGTCGGTTACGGGTATCGTGGCGCCTGAACAGCTTGGCTGCATATATTTCCAAGGTCACGTTAGGGTGTGACCTCAGGAATTCCAGAATCCTTCTGGAGCACTTTCCACAGGGACTAGTTGAAAGGAACCAGGTGATGGAGCAAGAAATTTGTGGCCTGTCACTGAAGTGATTTTCCAGGAAGTTGACTTCAGCATGTTGCTCAGTATTGTTCGTACACCAGTTCCTCCAGATGGAACAGTTTCTCCATCTGATTTCATATAGCAGGCACACCATCCGTCCGTTTTGTCTGGGTGAATAATTTCTTTGGAAGTCTCCTGGTTGTATCTTCCACCTGAAGGAGAGTACCAGCAATACTGTGATCCCAGCACTTCAATGATGTTCGGACTCCCACTCCCAGCTTTTCCCATCAGAAATGAGTAGTTTGAGAAATGTTGCGATTAGCGATCTAAAACTGGAATTTGATGAAAGCTTCAGAACACCCCCAGCACCTCCTGGAGAACTGTTGGGTGGGTAAGCAACCTCATCGCCACTCAGAGATCAGCACCAGTCAAAGCAGCAAGGCAACTGGAAAAGGAAGATTGAGGAGAGGAATAGTAAGGATAAAACAAGGCACAAGGCTGTCTTTGGAAATTGCCGAGTAGCTCAGGCAGCAGTGAGTGACAGAGCTACTTCTCTTACCCATGGTTGTTCTCTCTGGATGAGGGATCTGTGTGGAAAAGATTTGTGTGTCACTGAGGATAGCAGGTCAAAAAACAAAATTTCCTCTACCCTTTGTGTCCAGACCCCTTTTAGTTCCATATACTCCCTGTCAAATCTCTTCCCTCTGAAAGGGGTCAGTAAGTAttcacagcacagcaggatAGGCACTCTGGGATTCAGGAGGTGTGGACTTCTACCTGGAAGTTGAACTTGATGGTTGTTTAACCTATGTTGTACACCAACCCTTGCTCAGTTTAGCACATTAAGGTTGATTGTGTAAAACTCGAGTTTAAATTCAGCAGTACTGCATCTGTTCTTCCCTGACTAATCAAAGAGCAGAATCAAATGTCTTATCCCTTTAAATCTTCCAAACCACTTCTACGAGACAGGCAAAGCTTAAGCAGTTTTCTCATTGGTACTCATAATCTTGGCAATCTAGACAAAAACATTTCCACAACCGGCTTCCCATCTTTACTTTCTAAAGATCTGTAACTTTctaaaaaactttaaaaaaatcaatgccAAGCTAAAAAATACCAGTACAGAAAGGAGGGTAACAAATACCTACAGGGTGGCAACAAAGACCTGCCTGATTATACACATTTTATCTCCCATAGTGGCAAGAAATTTTGACCCCATGACTTATTCATCCCTTCCCAGCTGAGTGTCTAAAGGAAAACAGTTGCAGGAGATCAAGGctacttatttattttataaaaatccACCAATAGGAAACGTAAGGATCTAGGAACCATAATTTTatttgataaaataatttttttttaattttaagtgtatataaaataaaataattccatttatttttctttttagtttttattaattatacacaataaagatttattttaaaatacacttaGAATTAAGATACTAAAGGCATTTTTCTGCAGCTTAGCTCTTGAAGATGAGAAATTCTGAATTATACAGAGTAAAATTACATGTTAACACGAAGAAAATAGTTTTCCACATCAACAGAGATATGATCAACTAATTGCACAGCCTTATTGCCCTGATTCTTTAAGAAGAATATTCTAGTTATTTATcacagtgaaaataaaatagatgAATATATAAGCTAATTAAATGGCTCAATTCTTAAATTATCTTATTTGAGATTTCTTTTCACAGTAAAGGTTCTTTTGGATTTTGAATTCTCCCTACCATACCAAGGATAACAAAATTATATTGATATTTTGAAGCTGGATCCAAGACTCAAAGACATAAAACACAAATCCACATCTGTCTCCTGTGTATCCTCATGCCAATAAAACACATTTGTGTCTATACTCCAGTCCTCTAGATACAACTCCAGTAAATATCTTGATTATGGGGAAATAGGCCTACCTTTCACATGAATGTACTTACCTCTGGCACCGACAGCAGCCATGGGTATTTCTGGATTCGTGTATTGCTTCCTGGGAGACTGGTGTGCCTTTATAAGTCTTATGTTAGTTTCAGTTTCTATTCCTGAATCATAATTCTGATCTTTGGGCCTTATTAATGCTGCTGATCAGCTGAGCATTTCCTTATGGTGACTTTCTTCACACTTACTTGTACTATCCAGCTGGCTGAAGCTGAAAGCAAGCCCCTGGCAGAAAAGAACTGCAAATGGGGGTGATCCCACTCAGAAACTGATCTGGCTTTGAGTACAAGGTTACCTTCCAGAAGCTGTGATTAACAAGTGAGCCACTTTTTGCAGTGCAGacagaaataacagaaattacagacagaaatgtctttttaaaCTCTGTCTCCAGAAGAGAATCACAAATCTTCTCTAGTCACCCCAATGTGACAAGACAGAAAAGCACCTACACAAATGGCATCAAGCCACATAGCTGTGGCATGGCATGTCACTTCTCTGACACCCAGATGTCTCGAGGAACTTGAACAGAGCCCAATGGAAAGAGGTAAACAGAAGACATCATGTGCAGAGCCCGTGAGTCTGTGGAATCCAGCAGATGGTGGTGGTTACCATTCCCTTCGTGGGACTTCTCCTGTGGAGTTCCAAGGACCGCTCACACCCCCTTGAGCCTGAGTCCTCCTGTAGTTAAGGAAGACACTCCATGTTTGTGACCACTGAGCTTCGGTCAGTGACTGGGCAGCCACTCTCAGGCTGACTAAGCATGCTTCCCACCACCCAGGAGAGTTTTTGGCAG includes:
- the LOC135295138 gene encoding DNA dC->dU-editing enzyme APOBEC-3F-like — protein: MYRRKMRGMYISKRALRKHFDPCECPNETYLLCQLQWRGSIKFWQHWLRNDDYNDCHAEQFFLEEIFEPRSYNICDMTWYLSWSPCGECSGVIRDFLEEQPNVNIDIRVARLYYVKYLSNRMGLRQLNNLQGVTIKAMEAKDYDDCWETFIQPGVNYDFSPKKFKSEIQRNRSRLEDILQGLAFSFSQLDSTRIETETNIRLIKAHQSPRKQYTNPEIPMAAVGARDPSSRENNHGWKIQPGDFQRNYSPRQNGRMVCLLYEIRWRNCSIWRNWCTNNTEQHAEVNFLENHFSDRPQISCSITWFLSTSPCGKCSRRILEFLRSHPNVTLEIYAAKLFRRHDTRNRQGLRNLIMNGVSVHIMNLEDYRYCWRNFVAYQAGEDDYWSQNINVHFILNSIEVLHIFLGLPPFLAY